From a single Couchioplanes caeruleus genomic region:
- the meaB gene encoding methylmalonyl Co-A mutase-associated GTPase MeaB: MTDGAGGPQQGAAAPRGARRRDVPTLVARAREGDPRSVARLISMVEDGDPKLAEVAAALAPYAGRAQVVGLTGSPGVGKSTTTNELVRALRTAGRRVGVLAVDPSSPFTGGAILGDRVRMQEHTTDPGVYIRSMSSRGQLGGLSAATPQAVRVLEGAGCDVVVVETVGVGQAEVEIASLADTTLVLLAPGMGDAIQAVKAGILEIADVFVVNKADRPGADATYRDIQGMLSLGERGPGDWRPQVVRATAVRGEGIDDVVAAIEKHRAWLEKSGTLRAVHEKRAAVEVEAIALGTLRARMGNLRDGTALSKLAAQVADGELDPYAAATALLSELGGRAGATANT; encoded by the coding sequence ATGACCGACGGCGCCGGCGGTCCGCAGCAGGGTGCCGCAGCGCCCCGGGGGGCCCGGCGGCGGGACGTGCCGACGCTGGTCGCCCGGGCGCGTGAGGGTGACCCGAGGTCGGTCGCGCGCCTGATCAGCATGGTCGAGGACGGCGACCCGAAGCTCGCCGAGGTGGCCGCCGCTCTGGCGCCGTACGCCGGCCGCGCCCAGGTCGTCGGCCTCACCGGCTCGCCCGGGGTCGGCAAGTCGACCACCACCAACGAGCTGGTCCGCGCGCTGCGTACGGCCGGCCGCCGGGTCGGTGTGCTGGCCGTCGACCCGTCCAGCCCGTTCACCGGCGGCGCGATCCTGGGTGACCGCGTACGCATGCAGGAGCACACCACCGATCCGGGCGTGTACATCCGGTCCATGTCGAGCCGGGGTCAGCTGGGCGGGCTGTCGGCCGCCACGCCGCAGGCGGTCCGCGTCCTGGAGGGCGCCGGGTGTGACGTGGTGGTGGTGGAGACGGTCGGCGTCGGTCAGGCCGAGGTGGAGATCGCCTCGCTGGCCGACACGACGCTGGTGCTGCTCGCGCCCGGGATGGGCGACGCCATCCAGGCCGTGAAGGCGGGCATCCTGGAGATCGCCGACGTCTTCGTGGTCAACAAGGCGGACCGGCCCGGCGCGGACGCCACGTACCGCGACATCCAGGGGATGCTGAGCCTCGGCGAGCGCGGTCCCGGTGACTGGCGGCCGCAGGTCGTGCGTGCCACCGCGGTCCGGGGCGAGGGCATCGACGACGTGGTGGCCGCCATCGAGAAACACCGGGCGTGGCTGGAGAAGTCCGGCACGCTGCGGGCCGTGCACGAGAAGCGGGCCGCCGTCGAGGTCGAGGCGATCGCGCTCGGCACGCTGCGTGCGCGCATGGGCAACCTCCGCGACGGTACGGCGCTCAGCAAGCTGGCCGCTCAGGTGGCCGACGGCGAGCTCGATCCGTACGCGGCCGCCACCGCCCTGCTGTCCGAGCTCGGCGGGCGTGCCGGAGCGACGGCGAACACATAG
- the mce gene encoding methylmalonyl-CoA epimerase gives MESLPPVGLLRVDHVGIAVADLDEAIAFYDRAFGMRCVHEETNEEQGVREAMIAAGPDGEGARIQLLAPLRPDSAIAKFLDRNGPGLQQLAYTVRDVEAASAALRARGLRLLYDEPRRGTAGSRINFVHPKDAGGVLVELVEPGRPA, from the coding sequence ATGGAATCGCTGCCGCCCGTCGGCCTCCTGCGCGTTGATCACGTCGGCATCGCCGTCGCCGATCTCGACGAGGCCATCGCCTTCTACGACCGGGCGTTCGGCATGCGCTGCGTGCACGAGGAGACGAACGAGGAGCAGGGCGTCCGCGAGGCCATGATCGCCGCCGGCCCCGACGGCGAGGGCGCGCGCATCCAACTGCTCGCGCCGCTGCGACCCGACTCGGCGATCGCGAAGTTCCTGGATCGCAACGGCCCGGGGCTGCAGCAGCTGGCGTACACGGTGCGCGACGTCGAGGCGGCCTCGGCCGCACTGCGCGCTCGCGGGCTGCGCCTGCTCTACGACGAGCCCCGGCGCGGCACGGCGGGGTCGCGGATCAACTTCGTGCACCCGAAGGACGCGGGCGGGGTGCTCGTCGAGCTCGTGGAGCCCGGCCGGCCCGCCTGA
- a CDS encoding acetyl-CoA C-acetyltransferase, giving the protein MTSSVIVSGARTPMGRLLGNLKNVPATALGGYAIAAALERGGVSPEQIQYVIMGQVLQAGAGQITARQAAVAAGIPMTTPAVTVNKVCLSGLDAIALADQLIRAGEFDIVVAGGMESMTNAPHLMLGQRQGKKYGDILVRDHTAYDGLMDPWDGISMGESTERSGKDLGISRAEQDAFAALSHQRAAAAQRNGHFADEIVPVKAGLRGVDEVVDTDEGVRPDATAESLGKLRPAFAKDGTITAGSASPISDGAAAVVVMSRAKAEELGLTWLAEIGAHGNVAGPDSSLQAQPANAIKHALAKEGLTVADLDLIEMNEAFAQVVIHSMRELKVNEDIVNVNGGAIALGHPIGMSGARLVLTLALELKRRGGGIGAAGLCGGGGQGDALIIKVPAA; this is encoded by the coding sequence GTGACCAGTTCGGTGATCGTCAGCGGCGCCCGTACCCCGATGGGCCGCCTCCTCGGCAACCTCAAGAACGTTCCGGCCACCGCCCTCGGCGGCTATGCGATCGCCGCGGCGCTCGAGCGCGGCGGAGTGAGCCCGGAGCAGATCCAGTACGTGATCATGGGCCAGGTGCTCCAGGCGGGCGCCGGGCAGATCACCGCGCGGCAGGCCGCGGTCGCCGCGGGCATCCCGATGACCACGCCCGCGGTGACGGTCAACAAGGTGTGCCTCTCCGGCCTCGACGCGATCGCGCTGGCCGACCAGCTGATCCGCGCCGGCGAGTTCGACATCGTGGTGGCCGGCGGCATGGAGTCGATGACCAACGCGCCGCACCTGATGCTGGGTCAGCGGCAGGGCAAGAAGTACGGCGACATCCTGGTGCGCGACCACACCGCGTACGACGGCCTGATGGACCCGTGGGACGGCATCTCCATGGGTGAGTCGACCGAGCGCAGCGGCAAGGATCTCGGCATCTCGCGCGCCGAGCAGGACGCGTTCGCCGCGCTCAGCCACCAGCGGGCCGCCGCCGCGCAGCGCAACGGGCACTTCGCCGACGAGATCGTCCCGGTCAAGGCCGGGCTGCGCGGGGTCGACGAGGTGGTCGACACCGACGAGGGCGTACGCCCCGACGCCACCGCCGAGTCGCTGGGCAAGCTGCGCCCGGCGTTCGCGAAGGACGGCACCATCACCGCGGGCAGCGCGTCACCGATCTCGGACGGCGCCGCGGCCGTCGTGGTGATGAGCCGCGCGAAGGCGGAGGAGCTCGGGCTGACCTGGCTGGCGGAGATCGGCGCGCACGGCAATGTCGCCGGGCCGGACAGCTCGCTGCAGGCACAGCCGGCCAACGCGATCAAGCACGCGCTGGCCAAGGAGGGCCTGACCGTCGCCGACCTCGACCTGATCGAGATGAACGAGGCGTTCGCGCAGGTCGTCATCCACTCGATGCGCGAGCTGAAGGTCAACGAGGACATCGTCAACGTCAACGGCGGCGCGATCGCGCTCGGTCACCCGATCGGCATGTCCGGCGCCCGGCTGGTGCTGACCCTCGCGCTGGAGCTCAAGCGCCGCGGCGGCGGCATCGGCGCGGCCGGCCTGTGCGGCGGCGGCGGGCAGGGTGACGCCCTGATCATCAAGGTGCCGGCAGCATGA
- a CDS encoding DivIVA domain-containing protein: protein MPQQQDANLAFFETANSQHDFTVVLRGYDRGQVDAHLGRLVAALNQSEQARGEAEQRMNDAQRRLRQAEQRLNALEQKLADSNKLLEENNRPTLSGLGTRVEQILRLAEEQANDHRSEAKRESEGILSAARLEAREITDKARAEAAAMKATAEREAGQVRTHAEREAAEARVQARREADTLRSDADRETKQLRTVTAHEVAELKSTVEREVASLRATAEREITQLRAKAGREAEEKRAEATKLLTDARDKRDKDLQALALEIAERREKAEREESERHAAQVSATQKMVSEAEERARAAEDRAKEIEQRAESRRVESERHAVETVEKARAHADKTVTEARSEAQRLLSEARTEAELTTQAARREVEDLTRQKDAVTNQLGQMLSGLSGLVPTVGGAAAKAAETVQAQAKGAEAAVPEAPAQRAAEDGADAEKPEVAAKTS from the coding sequence ATGCCCCAGCAGCAGGATGCCAATCTCGCGTTCTTCGAAACCGCAAACTCGCAGCACGACTTCACTGTTGTCCTGCGTGGATACGACCGCGGGCAGGTGGACGCCCACCTCGGCCGGCTGGTCGCCGCCCTGAACCAGTCCGAGCAGGCCCGCGGCGAGGCCGAGCAGCGGATGAACGACGCGCAGCGCCGGCTGCGGCAGGCCGAGCAGCGCCTGAACGCGCTCGAGCAGAAGCTCGCGGACAGCAACAAGCTGCTCGAGGAGAACAATCGGCCGACCCTGTCCGGGCTGGGCACCCGGGTGGAGCAGATCCTGCGGCTGGCCGAGGAACAGGCGAACGACCACCGTAGCGAGGCCAAGCGGGAGTCCGAGGGCATCCTCTCCGCGGCGCGGCTCGAGGCGCGTGAGATCACGGACAAGGCTCGTGCCGAGGCGGCCGCCATGAAGGCGACCGCGGAGCGCGAGGCGGGGCAGGTCCGGACGCACGCCGAGCGCGAGGCAGCCGAGGCCCGGGTGCAGGCCCGGCGCGAGGCCGACACGCTGCGCTCCGACGCCGACCGCGAGACCAAGCAGCTGCGGACGGTCACCGCGCACGAGGTCGCCGAGCTGAAGTCGACCGTCGAGCGGGAGGTGGCCTCGCTGCGGGCCACCGCCGAGCGGGAGATCACCCAGCTGCGCGCCAAGGCGGGCCGGGAGGCCGAGGAGAAGCGCGCCGAGGCGACCAAGCTGCTGACCGACGCCCGCGACAAGCGCGACAAGGACCTGCAGGCCCTCGCGCTGGAGATCGCCGAGCGCCGGGAGAAGGCCGAGCGCGAGGAGTCCGAGCGGCACGCCGCCCAGGTCAGCGCGACACAGAAGATGGTGTCCGAGGCCGAGGAGCGCGCCCGCGCCGCCGAGGACCGCGCCAAGGAGATCGAGCAGCGCGCCGAGAGCCGCCGCGTCGAGTCCGAGCGGCACGCGGTCGAGACGGTGGAGAAGGCCCGCGCCCACGCGGACAAGACCGTCACCGAGGCGCGCAGCGAGGCCCAGCGCCTGCTGAGCGAGGCGCGGACGGAGGCCGAGCTCACCACTCAGGCCGCCCGCCGCGAGGTGGAGGACCTCACCCGCCAGAAGGACGCCGTCACCAACCAGCTCGGCCAGATGCTCTCCGGCCTCTCCGGCCTGGTCCCCACGGTCGGCGGTGCCGCGGCCAAGGCGGC
- a CDS encoding GGDEF domain-containing protein: MTRGPLARARRADPLLVALIALLVATFVGFGSGAGSTGTQVTAFWLLMIAVQVPFAVSARRVAGHLTRSGTEDAHGGAMWRLFSTAGVVLVLGNVVQVVLVLRDPLSVGAAIGTDPQAASLALAMALIVAALLRYPMGEMGAAARLRMRIDVATVMAAATTFGLWIFELPPGPRDAGWVLHTTTVMLVQPGLFLVAVFAVVKILLGGRSAFVRTAGVLSGTTAMLQAVLQAVPVPYYVAPPTMSWLFAANVLASGLIAIGARVQERQVRAGARTAPQRAKRPYSLLPYAAMAAVWLLAAAVLALHGLDLRAWVVVAGANVTTALVVARQVAAFRHIAELLRERDELTAQLTRMAYHDALTELANRSLFMQRLSDGLAAGPVTVFLIDLDEFKPVNDAYGHATGDRLLIEVGRRLRGCVRAGDTVARLGGDEFAVLILDVSDDRRRQVADDLARALRGTTRIGAVEVPLTASIGMAVGRDGGQDPDSLLHEADMAMYATKEHRRHLSAGNRK, from the coding sequence ATGACGCGCGGGCCTCTCGCGCGCGCCCGGCGCGCCGATCCGCTGCTGGTGGCCCTCATCGCGCTGCTCGTGGCGACGTTCGTGGGCTTCGGTTCCGGTGCGGGCTCGACCGGCACCCAGGTCACCGCGTTCTGGCTGCTCATGATCGCCGTGCAGGTGCCGTTCGCCGTGTCGGCCCGGCGGGTGGCGGGTCACCTGACGCGCTCGGGGACGGAGGACGCCCACGGCGGTGCGATGTGGCGGCTGTTCTCCACCGCCGGCGTGGTGCTGGTCCTCGGCAACGTCGTGCAGGTGGTGCTCGTGCTGCGCGACCCGTTGTCGGTGGGCGCGGCGATCGGAACGGATCCGCAGGCCGCCTCACTGGCGCTGGCCATGGCCCTGATCGTCGCCGCCCTGCTGCGCTACCCGATGGGCGAGATGGGCGCCGCCGCACGCCTGCGGATGCGCATCGACGTCGCCACGGTGATGGCGGCGGCGACCACGTTCGGGCTGTGGATCTTCGAGCTGCCGCCGGGTCCACGGGACGCCGGCTGGGTGCTGCACACGACGACCGTCATGCTCGTCCAGCCGGGGTTGTTCCTGGTCGCCGTCTTCGCCGTCGTGAAGATTCTTCTGGGTGGCCGGTCGGCGTTCGTGCGTACCGCCGGGGTGCTCAGCGGGACCACGGCGATGCTGCAGGCGGTGCTGCAGGCCGTACCGGTCCCGTACTACGTGGCGCCGCCGACCATGTCGTGGCTGTTCGCGGCGAACGTCCTGGCCAGCGGTCTGATCGCGATCGGCGCGCGGGTTCAGGAGCGGCAGGTTCGCGCCGGTGCCCGGACGGCTCCGCAGCGCGCGAAGCGGCCGTACAGCCTCCTGCCGTACGCGGCCATGGCGGCCGTCTGGCTGCTCGCCGCCGCCGTGCTGGCGCTGCACGGGCTGGACCTGCGGGCCTGGGTGGTGGTCGCGGGGGCGAACGTGACCACCGCGCTGGTCGTCGCCCGGCAGGTGGCGGCGTTCCGGCACATCGCGGAGCTGCTGCGGGAACGCGACGAGCTGACCGCCCAGCTCACCCGGATGGCCTACCACGACGCGCTCACCGAGCTCGCCAACCGCAGCCTGTTCATGCAGCGGCTGAGCGACGGGCTCGCGGCCGGCCCGGTGACGGTGTTCCTCATCGACCTGGACGAGTTCAAGCCGGTCAACGACGCGTACGGGCACGCCACCGGCGACCGGCTGCTGATCGAGGTCGGCCGGCGGCTACGGGGCTGCGTCCGCGCCGGCGACACGGTGGCCCGTCTCGGCGGCGACGAGTTCGCCGTGCTGATCCTGGACGTCTCGGACGACCGGCGCCGGCAGGTGGCCGACGACCTCGCCCGGGCGTTGCGGGGCACCACCCGGATCGGCGCGGTGGAGGTGCCGCTGACCGCCAGCATCGGCATGGCCGTCGGGCGCGACGGCGGGCAGGACCCGGACAG